In Oryzias melastigma strain HK-1 linkage group LG18, ASM292280v2, whole genome shotgun sequence, one DNA window encodes the following:
- the LOC112155999 gene encoding protein FAM160A1, with protein sequence MMASVVAGGNRKKSLTLRGVDPETCMIVFKNHWAQVARILEKHEPSRCSSGAFSFLSGHHGSGGGSAALRLGPIPADEASAVQNYVEHMLFLLMEEEAGRGGAMGPILEFVVLEGVMERLFLWSLRRQFTEDMKLEQLRMYQMLLSQAKQPLLHHKPVLRPLMMLLASCAGAAGDSGGVVEAELVLLLNQLCAALVKDPSVLELFFHSSEDQGAANFLLFSLLIPYIHRQGLVGHQAREALLLIMSLSSSELRVAQHIADNTYFCPVLATGLSGLYSSLPTRLQVYSEDWHCLDPADWHQVPALVHFLHSLDFCSAVTKVAHPSIRSQLLGYIYNGFLVPVLAPALHKLTVEEVMTTTAYLDLFLRSISEPALLQTFLSFILLHTHDNVYILDTLVSRVNTPFQLGTVSLALFRTLIGLFCEDVMLQLVFRYLIPCSHLSRRQRRRLKQRDCCSSSAASFLLLMPSWCPVHLHSTTEHIHWPKGADLSVSDSVGYCRASDFLMDVNYLHYLWDARHTISNAQRACQFWSAPYDGTDPPPQEYRSDTPGDDIEEEEELIQRIKSDSICSLVITSPPSAPSPTPSSLETASNRAGRASSALELEWDDLFVGEEMCLSPSLSLPNRSESVESGGISPAPPQVLPRHIQEMQRTATKLVHGSYVEEAEFQDDVQVYDLVAKKDAKSAILERMKAANQKPPGSGYKGLHVGSTISTGLATTGRTVMETVNSIMSTRRRSEDEGRDERRKSEDYEITTRNEELNDELETILEQVEPLAFTNSFHVKNHIIGKSGDPDEERQKQNSENTTQQTGLNHNMQSNLCLDTNSLPNGHCEPQHPHLLQILPGNKATKNNSFLSQYCELMHSLGVEPDCDEITDHNETFQRRIQALRQKLQEEEEFSTDFLWDEAEEEGETMEEEEEKEEERSSSADGSRRHGVPCTGPFISVLLSRLENLLENSIAVNLLLTGILAQLVSYPQPLLRSFLLSTEPHSQPSVRTLYQVLVSVHAQIERYVEDRPDYPALVTQAWRFLLAKDQDCKFRECLESQGGFIALDPSLPNGSLRNALPLPPLSILPPCPSIPPQAKSRVFAIVLFAEFLKELAAFAQEQSIAPDWWEEFNSGDQL encoded by the exons ATGATGGCCTCGGTGGTTGCCGGGGGCAACCGGAAGAAGTCCCTCACCTTGAGAGGGGTGGACCCGGAGACCTGCATGATTGTGTTCAAGAACCACTGGGCCCAG GTCGCCAGGATTCTGGAGAAACACGAACCGAGCCGCTGCAGCTCCGGCGCCTTCAGCTTCCTGTCCGGTCACCACGGCAGCGGTGGCGGCTCGGCGGCTCTGCGTCTCGGCCCCATCCCGGCGGACGAAGCGAGCGCCGTGCAGAACTACGTGGAGCACATGCTGTTCCTGCTCATGGAGGAGGAGGCGGGCCGAG GGGGAGCGATGGGTCCCATCCTGGAGTTCGTGGTCCTGGAGGGCGTGATGGAGAGGCTGTTCCTGTGGAGTCTGAGGAGGCAGTTCACCGAGGACATGAAGCTGGAGCAGCTGCGGATGTACCAGATGCTGCTGTCGCAGGCCAAGCAGCCGCTGCTGCACCACAAACCCGTGCTGCGGCCGCTCATGATGCTGCTCGCCTCCTGTGCCGGAGCCGCCGGCG ACAGCGGCGGCGtggtggaggcggagcttgtTCTGCTGCTGAACCAGCTGTGCGCGGCGCTGGTCAAAGACCCGTCAGTGCTGGAGCTGTTCTTCCACAGCAGTGAGGACCAGGGAGCCGCCAACTTCCTGTTGTTCTCTCTGCTGATACCATACATACATCG GCAGGGTCTGGTGGGTCATCAGGCCAGAGAGGCTCTGCTGCTCATCATGTCGCTGTCGTCGTCAGAGCTACGAGTCGCTCAGCACATCGCGGACAACACCTACTTCTGCCCG GTGCTGGCCACAGGTCTGTCCGGTCTGTACTCGTCTCTCCCAACCAGGCTGCAGGTCTACAGTGAAGACTGGCACTGCCTGGACCCTGCTGACTGGCACCAG GTTCCGGCTCTGGTCCACTTCCTGCACTCACTGGACTTCTGCAGTGCTGTTACCAAG GTGGCTCATCCCTCCATCCGGTCCCAGCTGCTGGGTTACATCTACAACGGGTTCCTGGTTCCTGTGCTCGCTCCTGCTCTGCATAAG cTGACGGTGGAGGAGGTGATGACCACCACGGCGTACCTGGATCTCTTCCTGCGCTCCATCTCTGAGCCCGCCCTCCTGCAGACCTTCCTGTCCTTCATTCTGCTGCACACGCACGACAACGTTTACATCCTGGACACGCTGGTCAGCAGGGTCAACACTCCCTTCCAG CTGGGTACGGTGTCGCTGGCTCTGTTCAGGACTCTGATTGGTCTCTTCTGTGAAGACGTGATGCTGCAACTGGTGTTCAG GTATCTGATCCCCTGCAGCCACCTGAGCAGGAGGCAGCGCCGCCGCCTGAAGCAGAGGGACTGCTGCTCCTCCAGCGCCGCCTCCTTCCTGCTCCTCATGCCCTCCTGGTGCCCGGTTCACCTCCACAGCACCACTGAGCACATCCACTGGCCCAAAGGAGCAG ATCTGTCGGTGTCCGACAGCGTGGGTTACTGCCGCGCCTCCGACTTCTTGATGGACGTCAACTACCTCCATTATCTGTGGGACGCTCGCCACACCATCTCTAACGCTCAGAG AGCTTGTCAGTTCTGGTCGGCTCCATACGACGGCACCGACCCGCCACCTCAAGAGTACCGATCCGACACACCGGGAGATGAcatagaggaggaggaggagctcatCCAGCGAATCAAGAGCGACTCCATCTGCTCTTTGGTGATCACCTCTCCACCATCCGCTCCCTCTCCAACTCCGTCCTCTTTGGAAACCGCCTCTAACCGGGCGGGACGAGCCAGCTCCGCCTTGGAGCTGGAGTGGGATGACCTATTTGTaggtgaagaaatgtgtttgtcGCCATCCCTGAGCTTACCCAACAGAAGTGAATCCGTGGAGTCCGGCGGGATTTCCCCTGCGCCTCCACAGGTGCTGCCACGACACATCCAGGAGATGCAACGCACGGCGACCAAACTGGTGCACGGCTCGTACGTGGAGGAGGCGGAGTTTCAGGACGACGTTCAGGTCTACGACCTCGTTGCCAAGAAGGACGCAAAGTCAGCCATTTTGGAGCGAATGAAGGCGGCCAATCAGAAACCTCCTGGAAGCGGCTATAAAGGACTGCATGTTGGGTCAACGATATCGACGGGGTTAGCGACAACAGGAAGGACGGTGATGGAGACAGTCAACAGCATCATGTCGACGCGAAGAAGGAGCGAGGATGAAGGGAGAgatgagaggaggaagagcGAAGATTATGAGATAACGACGAGGAACGAGGAATTAAATGACGAACTGGAGACGATACTTGAGCAAGTGGAGCCCCTTGCCTTTACAAACAGCTTTCATGTAAAGAATCACATCATCGGTAAAAGTGGTGATCCTGACgaagaaagacaaaagcagAACAGTGAGAACACGACCCAGCAGACGGGGCTAAACCACAACATGCAGTCCAATCTCTGCTTGGACACCAACTCTTTGCCAAACGGACACTGTGAGCCCCAACACCCGCACCTTTTACAAATTCTGCCCGGCAACAAAGCCACTAAAAACAACAGCTTCCTGTCCCAATACTGTGAGCTCATGCACTCTTTGGGGGTGGAGCCTGACTGTGACGAGATCACTGACCACAACGAAACCTTCCAGAGGCGGATCCAGGCGCTGAGGCAAAAActtcaggaggaggaagagttcAGCACCGACTTCCTGTGGGATGAAGCGGAAGAGGAAGGAGAAAccatggaggaggaagaggagaaggaagaggagaggagcaGCTCTGCCGATGGTAGCAGGAGACACGGAGTTCCGTGTACGG GTCCTTTCATCAGCGTCCTCTTGTCCCGATTGGAGAACCTTCTGGAAAACTCCATCGCGGTCAACCTGCTGCTGACGGGCATCCTGGCCCAGCTGGTGTCGTACCCTCAACCTCTTCTCAGGTCCTTCCTGCTCAGCACAGAGCCCCACAGTCAGCCCAGCGTGCGTACGCTTTACCAG GTGCTGGTGTCAGTGCACGCTCAGATCGAGCGCTATGTGGAGGACAGACCGGACTACCCCGCCCTGGTCACTCAGGCCTGGAGGTTCTTGCTGGCTAAAGACCAAGACTGCAAATTTAGAG AGTGCCTCGAGTCTCAGGGCGGTTTCATCGCCCTGGATCCATCTCTTCCCAACGGTTCCCTGAGAAACGCCCTGCCTCTGCCCCCCCTCAGCATCCTACCCCCCTGCCCCAGCATCCCCCCGCAAGCCAAGAGCCGAGTGTTCGCCATCGTGC